From one Bacteroides intestinalis DSM 17393 genomic stretch:
- a CDS encoding endonuclease/exonuclease/phosphatase family protein, producing the protein MKHRTLLTCMCGLILFGSCKDQPTQNEQPLEVMTFNIRLDAPSDSANNWKYRKDNVCKMIAYYQPDLLGMQEVCHNQMEDLKLGLPQYTALGVGRDDGKEAGEYCPVFFKTDRFTLVEHGNFSLSEQPETIGVRGWDASYNRITTWAILQKKSDGKKLVFFNTHLDNDGKTARKEGVQLILNKIKETAPHMPAIITGDFNCTPGEAPLQTLEKGGMKNTSKVATVMYGPSWSFHDFGRLPMEKRVLLDYVFVTNGTKTDRYRVIQDTPENGFLSDHNPVLVNITLQ; encoded by the coding sequence ATGAAACACAGAACTTTACTGACCTGCATGTGTGGTCTGATACTCTTTGGCAGTTGTAAAGACCAACCTACACAAAATGAGCAGCCATTGGAAGTTATGACTTTCAATATCCGCCTAGACGCCCCTTCAGATAGTGCCAACAATTGGAAATATCGTAAGGACAACGTTTGCAAGATGATTGCCTACTATCAGCCTGACTTGCTGGGAATGCAGGAAGTATGTCACAATCAGATGGAAGACCTAAAACTAGGTCTTCCGCAATATACCGCTTTGGGTGTAGGACGTGACGATGGCAAAGAAGCCGGTGAATATTGTCCGGTATTTTTCAAGACCGACCGGTTCACACTTGTGGAACATGGCAATTTTTCTCTCAGTGAACAGCCTGAAACTATAGGCGTCAGAGGCTGGGATGCATCTTATAACCGCATCACCACATGGGCTATATTACAGAAAAAAAGCGATGGAAAAAAGCTGGTTTTCTTCAATACCCATCTGGACAATGACGGGAAAACAGCCCGCAAAGAAGGTGTACAACTTATCTTGAATAAAATCAAGGAAACCGCCCCTCACATGCCTGCAATCATCACCGGCGACTTCAATTGTACACCCGGCGAAGCTCCCCTGCAAACACTTGAAAAAGGAGGAATGAAAAATACATCCAAAGTAGCAACCGTCATGTATGGCCCGTCCTGGTCTTTCCATGACTTCGGTCGTTTGCCAATGGAAAAGCGTGTGTTGCTGGACTATGTATTTGTGACGAACGGAACAAAAACAGACCGCTACCGAGTCATTCAAGACACCCCGGAGAACGGTTTTCTTTCCGACCACAATCCCGTACTTGTTAATATAACCCTTCAATAA
- the bglX gene encoding beta-glucosidase BglX: MKKVFRRTSVLLAAAFLSTAAIQAQKSPQDMDRFIDALMKKMTVEEKIGQLNLPVSGEIVTGQAQNSDVAKKIEQGLVGGLLNLKGVEKIRDVQKLAIEKSRLGIPLIFGMDVVHGYETIFPIPLGLSCSWDMEAIRKSARVAAIEASADGISWTFSPMVDISRDPRWGRVSEGNGEDPFLGGAIAKAMVSGYQGIDLNNQLKRNDEIMACVKHFALYGAGEAGRDYNTVDMSRNRMFNEYMYPYQAAVDAGVGSVMASFNEIDGIPATANKWLMTDVLRKQWGFDGFVVTDFTGISEMIAHGIGDLQTVSARALNAGVDMDMVSEGFTGTIKKSIDEGKISMETLDKACRRILEAKYKLGLFDNPYKYCDLKRPKRDIFTKEHRDAARKIAGESFVLLKNDKSGSSANPTLPLKKEGTVAVIGPLANTRSNMPGTWSVAARLNDYPSVYEGLKEMMKGKVNITYAKGSNLISDAAYEERATMFGRSLNRDNRTDKEMLDEALKVAANADVIIAALGESSEMSGESSSRTNLALPDVQRTLLEALLKTGKPVVLTLFTGRPLTLTWEQEHVPAILNVWFGGSEAAYAIGDVLFGDVNPSGKLTMTFPKNVGQIPLFYNHKNTGRPLLEGKWFEKFRSNYLDVDNDPLYPFGYGLSYTNFQYSDITLSAPTMGQDGSVTAMVTVTNTGKYDGAEVVQLYIRDLVGSITRPVKELKGFDKIFLKAGESKTVSFKITPELLRFYDYELNYVAEPGDFDIMIGGNSQSVKTTHLSLK, from the coding sequence ATGAAGAAAGTTTTCAGAAGAACAAGTGTCCTGTTAGCAGCAGCGTTTCTTAGCACTGCTGCCATACAGGCACAAAAGTCTCCGCAGGACATGGATCGCTTCATCGATGCATTGATGAAGAAGATGACTGTAGAGGAAAAGATCGGTCAGCTGAACCTACCCGTTTCCGGCGAGATCGTCACCGGGCAGGCACAAAACAGCGATGTGGCAAAAAAGATTGAACAAGGGCTCGTGGGCGGACTCCTCAACCTGAAAGGGGTGGAGAAGATACGCGATGTACAAAAACTGGCCATAGAGAAGTCACGCCTGGGCATCCCCCTGATATTCGGCATGGACGTAGTGCATGGTTACGAAACCATTTTCCCTATTCCATTAGGCCTCTCCTGTTCCTGGGATATGGAAGCCATCAGGAAATCTGCCCGCGTTGCAGCCATCGAGGCCAGTGCTGATGGTATTTCCTGGACATTCAGCCCGATGGTAGACATCAGCCGTGATCCGCGCTGGGGACGCGTCAGCGAGGGTAACGGCGAAGACCCATTCTTGGGTGGAGCCATCGCTAAAGCAATGGTATCGGGTTATCAGGGTATCGACCTCAACAACCAACTGAAGCGCAACGATGAAATTATGGCATGTGTAAAGCACTTCGCACTGTATGGTGCCGGAGAAGCCGGACGTGATTACAATACCGTAGATATGAGTCGTAACCGTATGTTCAACGAATACATGTATCCCTACCAAGCTGCCGTAGATGCAGGTGTAGGCAGCGTAATGGCGTCTTTCAACGAAATAGACGGCATACCAGCCACGGCCAATAAATGGCTGATGACCGACGTACTGCGCAAGCAATGGGGCTTCGACGGCTTTGTGGTGACAGACTTTACCGGTATCTCCGAAATGATAGCGCACGGCATCGGTGACTTGCAGACTGTTTCCGCACGTGCACTCAATGCAGGCGTGGATATGGACATGGTAAGTGAAGGCTTCACGGGTACAATCAAGAAATCCATAGACGAAGGCAAGATCAGTATGGAAACCCTGGACAAAGCCTGTCGCCGCATCCTTGAAGCCAAATACAAACTGGGATTATTCGACAATCCTTATAAGTACTGCGACCTGAAACGCCCGAAGCGTGACATCTTCACCAAGGAACATCGCGACGCTGCTCGTAAGATTGCGGGAGAGAGCTTTGTACTCCTGAAAAACGACAAGTCAGGTTCCTCTGCAAACCCAACACTTCCTTTGAAAAAAGAAGGTACGGTGGCTGTCATCGGCCCACTGGCAAATACCCGCAGTAACATGCCGGGTACCTGGAGTGTAGCCGCACGCCTCAACGACTATCCTTCTGTGTACGAAGGATTGAAAGAGATGATGAAAGGCAAGGTAAACATCACTTATGCCAAAGGTAGTAACCTCATCAGTGATGCAGCCTACGAAGAACGTGCCACAATGTTCGGCCGTTCATTAAATCGTGATAATCGTACAGACAAAGAGATGCTGGATGAGGCGCTGAAAGTGGCCGCTAATGCAGATGTAATAATAGCCGCATTGGGAGAATCATCTGAAATGAGTGGTGAAAGTTCAAGCCGCACTAACCTGGCTCTTCCCGATGTACAGCGCACTCTATTGGAAGCTTTGCTGAAAACTGGAAAGCCTGTTGTACTGACGCTCTTTACAGGTCGCCCACTAACGTTGACTTGGGAACAGGAGCATGTGCCCGCCATCCTGAATGTATGGTTCGGTGGAAGTGAGGCAGCATACGCCATTGGCGATGTATTGTTCGGCGATGTAAATCCCAGCGGCAAACTAACGATGACATTCCCCAAAAACGTAGGCCAAATACCTTTGTTTTACAATCATAAAAATACCGGTCGTCCTTTACTTGAAGGCAAATGGTTCGAAAAATTCCGTAGTAATTACCTGGATGTAGACAACGATCCATTGTATCCATTCGGCTATGGTTTGTCGTATACCAACTTTCAATACAGCGACATAACTCTGAGCGCCCCGACTATGGGACAGGATGGTTCTGTTACTGCTATGGTCACGGTAACCAATACCGGTAAGTACGATGGTGCAGAAGTAGTGCAACTTTATATCCGTGACCTTGTAGGAAGCATCACCCGTCCGGTAAAAGAACTGAAAGGGTTTGATAAAATTTTCCTCAAAGCGGGTGAAAGTAAGACTGTATCTTTCAAAATCACTCCGGAATTACTGCGCTTCTACGACTATGAACTCAACTACGTAGCCGAACCGGGAGACTTCGACATAATGATCGGGGGGAACAGCCAAAGTGTAAAAACGACTCATCTGAGTTTGAAATAA
- a CDS encoding glucuronyl esterase domain-containing protein has translation MSADVNLFKKMALFAGVFDEHITLTIAQESCGDGAAAWRVSETLGEVETLMSTGVNGGAQMIRLSLKLICFYGKSNVLPQKLFIFGGTLTNTPKNHEKNFIGYLRDSAVRPLLRARQ, from the coding sequence TTGTCGGCAGATGTAAACCTCTTCAAAAAGATGGCTCTTTTCGCCGGAGTATTCGACGAGCACATTACACTGACTATTGCTCAGGAATCCTGTGGTGACGGTGCTGCTGCATGGCGAGTTTCTGAAACGCTGGGTGAAGTGGAAACATTGATGAGCACTGGTGTAAATGGTGGGGCACAAATGATCCGTCTTTCCCTTAAACTTATTTGTTTTTACGGTAAAAGTAATGTTTTACCGCAGAAACTTTTTATCTTTGGGGGAACACTTACTAATACCCCCAAAAATCATGAAAAGAATTTTATTGGCTATCTGCGTGATAGCGCTGTCCGTCCTCTCCTACGGGCAAGACAGTAA
- a CDS encoding RagB/SusD family nutrient uptake outer membrane protein — protein sequence MKIQKYILSLLIGSAAISFSSCNDFLDRDPLGQFTEDDAPNALLGGKIYNVYYLMRSYNITAGIPSFMIEMARSEDSEKGSSAGDGADVAAMYDDFEYTASNGTMGAYWTQNYKIIFQCNEVLDDIEKEGKTDTETMRNKGEALFFRAYCYFNLVRAWGEVPLITFKVVDSADANVAKSGINKIYTQIDNDLTEAEKLLPLQWDSNYTGRVTWGAVRSLHARTYMMRNDWDNMYKLSTEVIGKGLYNLDTPVDKIFTVEGENCGSSIFELQCESTDALKNSLTIGSQFCEVQGVRGSGDWNLGWGWHMATTELGKAFEPGDPRKDATLLYFRRSIDEPITEANTNKPYGESPVSTAMGAYFNKKAYTEPSLRKKYTKGGFWVNIRLIRYTDVLLMAAEAANEKNLPGEAKTYLEMVRSHARGLDKEILPEVTTNDKVELRKAIMHERRVELALEPGRFYDLVRWGTAKEVLAAAGKTYQDKNAYLPIPQTEIDKSKGVLVQNPNY from the coding sequence ATGAAGATACAAAAATATATCCTATCACTGTTGATTGGCTCTGCAGCCATCTCATTCAGTTCTTGTAATGATTTCCTGGACCGCGACCCGCTGGGACAATTCACGGAAGACGATGCCCCCAACGCTCTTTTAGGTGGAAAGATTTATAATGTATATTACCTGATGCGCAGCTATAACATCACTGCCGGTATTCCCTCTTTCATGATAGAAATGGCACGCAGCGAAGACTCCGAGAAGGGTAGTTCGGCAGGCGACGGCGCCGATGTGGCAGCCATGTACGACGATTTCGAATACACAGCCTCCAATGGAACTATGGGAGCTTACTGGACTCAGAACTATAAGATCATCTTTCAGTGTAATGAAGTGCTGGATGACATCGAGAAAGAAGGAAAGACAGATACGGAAACCATGCGCAACAAGGGAGAAGCCCTTTTCTTCCGCGCCTACTGTTATTTCAACCTGGTACGTGCCTGGGGAGAAGTGCCTCTGATCACCTTCAAGGTTGTAGATTCTGCCGACGCAAATGTAGCAAAAAGCGGTATTAATAAAATCTATACACAGATTGATAACGATCTGACTGAAGCAGAAAAACTTCTGCCCTTGCAATGGGATTCAAACTATACAGGTCGCGTTACCTGGGGTGCCGTACGATCACTGCATGCACGTACCTATATGATGCGTAACGACTGGGATAACATGTATAAACTCTCTACCGAAGTGATTGGTAAAGGCCTTTACAACCTCGACACTCCGGTAGATAAGATCTTCACCGTAGAAGGCGAGAACTGTGGTTCCAGTATTTTCGAGTTGCAGTGTGAATCTACAGATGCATTGAAGAACAGCCTTACCATAGGTAGCCAGTTCTGCGAAGTACAAGGTGTACGCGGCTCCGGCGACTGGAACTTAGGCTGGGGATGGCACATGGCTACCACAGAATTGGGCAAAGCTTTTGAACCGGGTGACCCGCGTAAAGATGCCACTTTACTCTACTTCCGCCGCAGCATCGATGAACCTATCACGGAAGCCAATACCAATAAGCCTTACGGCGAATCTCCCGTTTCCACAGCCATGGGTGCTTACTTCAACAAAAAGGCATACACTGAACCATCATTGCGCAAGAAGTATACCAAGGGTGGTTTCTGGGTGAATATCCGCCTTATCCGCTACACGGACGTATTACTGATGGCTGCCGAAGCTGCCAATGAAAAGAATCTGCCGGGCGAAGCCAAAACATATCTGGAGATGGTACGTTCACATGCCCGTGGTCTGGACAAGGAAATCCTGCCCGAAGTTACTACCAATGATAAGGTTGAACTGCGCAAAGCTATTATGCACGAACGCCGTGTAGAGTTGGCTCTCGAACCAGGACGCTTCTACGATCTTGTACGTTGGGGTACTGCAAAAGAAGTACTGGCCGCTGCCGGTAAAACGTATCAGGATAAAAACGCTTACCTGCCTATTCCGCAAACGGAGATAGATAAATCGAAGGGAGTACTGGTACAGAATCCGAACTACTAA
- a CDS encoding triple tyrosine motif-containing protein — protein MDIRKNIIITCVSLFVCATLFANQKPYVTNLSRDKYHAANKNWSIGQDEKGIMYFGNSIGLLASDGMEWKLYQTPNASIVRAIAVESHQTIYSGGSEDLGRWDRDQSGELKYTSLKGLIKGDNPLDNQSFWRIWIDGNKVYFQSFSHIYVYDHQTITPIDGPSAFLLLLKVRSEYWVQEMYGALYQLNNGILGKIPGSEFLNGTTTRVILPYDTDRYLIGTSTGEIYIYDQKNFIPWNLSLSRQLRGQELNCAIYSAKRNTYYLGTQLSGVYEVDTHGNILNHFSTTNILQNNTVLSLYEDNQNNIWAALDRGLAYIRYTDGLSYYRSTDGGFGGIYDATIWHDNLLIGTNQGIYYTQYNKLNELDVFSSLKLIEGTQGQVWSFRKIDGRLFCAHTNGLLEILPDFRIRHPYRVNTGVFRTLEATINGKQIQIIITYDNLLILNRTTGELNSMRQISDPIYNAEVDHLGNIWLETASRGVYKCRLNDEQNAFRYYTYYGNEKDSSLPARLQLFKSGGRILFLGNDLFYIYDEVNDNLQLEQHLNRCFETIHDLKRIVPIDSEESWAITGSSVYRFFYDGYIARIREAYKVEADNLSLITAYENIAVLNDSLSLICLDAGFILHNSHLSKRQTVELSAPNLEFIHAGKELNAGFIDINQSIHIPFQDNTVTVGFSVNAAFAGNLSVQYQLEEMDSTWSAPKQLNSISYARLPQGKYTLRLRTTDGLNNYSPDTLLEFNVLPPWYNTVWWYLTCCALIIAALFGTFYLMKRRLQTKHLRRMKAQEAAHLRLMNEQLQNEIEEKDAEIFTQTSFIIHKNELILKLKEMVDDICARNTQKGLIPFYQKINNLLANNLDTEDDWKMFLIKFEQKHRNFFKRLKEMHPQLTNNDLRLCACLRLNMETKDIASLMNLSVRAVENNRYRLRKKLDLKPTQNLNEYFLNID, from the coding sequence ATGGACATCCGAAAGAACATCATCATAACCTGTGTGTCCCTTTTTGTCTGCGCTACCCTATTTGCCAATCAAAAACCTTATGTCACCAACCTCTCACGTGACAAATATCACGCTGCCAATAAAAATTGGTCTATCGGGCAAGATGAAAAAGGCATCATGTACTTCGGAAACAGCATCGGGTTACTGGCATCCGACGGTATGGAATGGAAACTTTATCAAACGCCGAATGCCAGCATCGTGCGTGCCATTGCCGTAGAATCGCATCAGACCATATATAGTGGTGGTTCCGAGGACCTGGGTCGCTGGGATCGCGACCAATCGGGAGAGTTGAAATACACTTCCCTCAAAGGATTAATTAAAGGAGACAATCCACTCGACAATCAAAGTTTCTGGCGCATTTGGATAGATGGTAATAAAGTATATTTCCAATCCTTCAGCCACATCTATGTATACGACCATCAAACAATCACTCCCATCGACGGGCCAAGCGCTTTTCTACTACTGCTGAAAGTACGAAGTGAATACTGGGTACAGGAAATGTACGGTGCCCTTTATCAACTGAATAATGGAATACTCGGCAAAATTCCCGGAAGCGAATTCCTGAACGGTACTACCACTCGCGTCATCCTGCCTTACGACACTGACCGCTATTTGATAGGTACTTCCACCGGAGAAATTTACATCTATGACCAAAAGAACTTTATTCCTTGGAACCTATCTCTTTCCCGACAGTTAAGAGGCCAGGAATTAAACTGTGCTATCTATTCCGCCAAACGGAACACTTATTATCTGGGTACGCAACTTAGCGGTGTATATGAGGTCGATACCCACGGAAACATCCTCAACCATTTCTCTACCACCAACATTCTTCAGAACAATACCGTTCTGTCTCTCTACGAAGATAATCAGAATAACATCTGGGCAGCCCTGGATCGCGGTCTCGCCTACATTCGCTATACTGACGGATTGAGTTACTACCGTTCTACCGATGGTGGATTCGGGGGTATATATGATGCTACTATCTGGCATGACAACCTGCTTATCGGTACAAATCAGGGAATCTACTATACCCAGTATAACAAACTCAATGAGCTGGATGTATTCTCCTCTCTCAAATTAATAGAAGGTACACAGGGACAAGTATGGTCTTTTCGAAAAATAGATGGACGATTATTCTGTGCACACACCAACGGATTACTGGAAATCCTTCCCGACTTCCGCATCCGCCACCCTTACCGTGTCAATACCGGAGTCTTCCGTACACTGGAGGCAACCATCAATGGGAAACAGATACAAATCATTATTACCTACGATAACTTGCTGATACTGAACAGAACTACCGGAGAATTAAATTCCATGCGACAGATATCCGACCCGATATATAATGCCGAAGTAGACCATCTTGGAAATATATGGTTGGAAACCGCCAGTCGGGGCGTATATAAATGTCGGCTGAATGATGAACAAAATGCCTTCCGCTATTATACTTATTATGGTAATGAAAAAGACAGTTCGCTCCCTGCCCGGCTGCAACTATTCAAATCGGGCGGACGTATCCTCTTCTTAGGCAATGACCTGTTTTATATCTATGACGAGGTCAACGACAACTTGCAACTTGAACAGCACCTGAACCGCTGCTTCGAAACCATACATGATCTTAAACGTATCGTCCCCATTGATAGCGAAGAGAGTTGGGCCATTACCGGTTCATCAGTCTATCGTTTCTTTTACGACGGTTACATTGCACGTATCCGCGAAGCCTATAAAGTAGAAGCTGATAATCTCTCGCTCATCACTGCCTACGAGAACATCGCCGTCCTCAACGACTCACTTTCACTTATTTGTCTGGATGCAGGCTTCATTCTCCATAACTCCCACCTCAGTAAGCGGCAGACCGTAGAGCTTTCCGCTCCTAATCTGGAGTTTATTCATGCCGGAAAAGAGTTGAATGCAGGTTTTATAGATATTAACCAGAGCATCCACATCCCTTTTCAAGACAATACAGTTACTGTCGGTTTCTCTGTCAATGCCGCATTTGCCGGAAATCTCTCTGTACAATACCAACTGGAGGAAATGGATAGCACCTGGAGTGCCCCGAAACAACTGAATAGCATTTCCTATGCCCGTCTACCACAAGGCAAGTATACATTGCGCCTGCGAACTACAGATGGACTGAATAATTACTCACCGGATACCCTTCTGGAATTTAATGTACTTCCCCCCTGGTACAATACCGTTTGGTGGTATCTGACCTGCTGTGCCCTCATCATTGCTGCCTTATTCGGTACCTTCTACCTGATGAAACGGCGCCTGCAAACCAAACATCTGCGCCGTATGAAAGCCCAGGAAGCAGCACACTTGCGTTTGATGAACGAGCAACTCCAGAATGAAATCGAAGAAAAAGATGCTGAGATCTTCACTCAGACTTCATTTATCATCCACAAGAACGAACTCATTCTGAAACTCAAAGAAATGGTAGATGATATCTGTGCCCGGAATACACAGAAAGGATTGATCCCCTTTTATCAGAAGATAAACAATCTGCTCGCCAACAATCTCGACACCGAAGATGACTGGAAAATGTTCCTTATCAAGTTTGAGCAAAAGCATCGTAACTTCTTCAAGCGACTGAAAGAGATGCATCCGCAACTCACCAACAACGACCTCCGCCTCTGCGCCTGCCTCAGATTGAATATGGAGACCAAGGACATCGCTTCACTGATGAACCTTTCAGTCCGTGCGGTAGAGAATAACCGGTACAGATTGAGAAAGAAGCTTGATTTGAAGCCTACACAAAACCTAAATGAATATTTTTTGAATATTGACTAA
- a CDS encoding glucoamylase family protein: MKIQYSLLLLLLLSGFTQCKSPTVKSGSISDEALMDTIQRRTFNYFWEGAEPNSGLACERIHMDGIYPEDDQHVVTTGGSGFGIMAILAGIDRGYITREEGLARMEKIVSFLETADRFHGAYPHWWYGDTGKVKPFGQKDNGGDLVETAFLMQGLLAVHQYYVSGSTEEQALAVRIDTLWREVDWNFYRQNDQNVLYWHWSPEYGWEMNFPVYGYNECLIMYILAAASPTHSIPAEVYHDGWAEQGAIVDPHKVEDIELHLRYQGCEAGPLFWAHYSFLGLDPTNLSDKYCPGYLDEMRNLTLINRAYCIRNPKQWKGFGPDCWGLTASYSVNGYAAHAPNELADHGVISPTAALSSIVYTPEYSLEVMRHLYKMEDRVLGPYGFYDAFSETEDWYPKRYLAIDQGPIVVMIENYRTGLLWKLFMSHPDVQTGLKKLGFK, from the coding sequence ATGAAGATACAATATAGCTTATTACTGCTCTTATTACTATCAGGCTTTACACAATGTAAAAGCCCGACAGTAAAATCCGGTTCCATAAGCGACGAAGCACTGATGGATACCATACAACGCCGCACCTTCAACTATTTCTGGGAAGGTGCCGAACCTAACAGCGGACTGGCATGTGAGCGCATCCATATGGACGGCATCTATCCCGAAGATGACCAGCACGTAGTAACTACCGGTGGCAGTGGTTTCGGAATTATGGCTATATTGGCAGGTATCGACCGCGGATACATCACCCGTGAAGAAGGACTGGCCCGTATGGAAAAGATTGTTTCTTTCCTCGAGACTGCCGATCGGTTTCATGGTGCTTATCCTCACTGGTGGTATGGAGATACCGGCAAAGTGAAACCTTTCGGTCAGAAAGATAATGGAGGCGATCTCGTAGAAACAGCATTCCTTATGCAGGGCTTACTAGCCGTACACCAATATTACGTCAGCGGTTCGACCGAAGAGCAAGCCCTAGCCGTACGTATCGACACCCTTTGGCGTGAAGTAGACTGGAACTTCTATCGACAAAACGATCAGAACGTGCTTTACTGGCATTGGAGTCCCGAATACGGTTGGGAAATGAATTTTCCGGTATATGGTTACAACGAGTGCCTCATCATGTACATCCTTGCCGCCGCCTCTCCTACACACAGTATTCCCGCCGAGGTCTATCACGATGGTTGGGCAGAGCAAGGTGCTATTGTCGATCCCCATAAAGTAGAAGATATCGAACTTCACCTGCGTTACCAAGGGTGCGAAGCCGGTCCCCTTTTCTGGGCACACTATTCATTCCTCGGATTAGATCCGACAAATCTATCCGACAAATACTGTCCCGGTTATCTCGATGAGATGCGCAATCTCACCCTTATCAATCGCGCCTATTGTATCCGTAACCCCAAGCAATGGAAGGGTTTTGGACCTGACTGTTGGGGACTGACAGCCAGTTATTCCGTTAACGGATACGCTGCCCATGCCCCTAATGAGCTTGCAGACCATGGCGTCATCTCTCCCACTGCCGCTCTTTCTTCCATTGTCTATACTCCTGAATATTCATTGGAAGTAATGCGCCATCTTTATAAAATGGAGGATAGAGTGCTCGGACCTTATGGTTTCTATGATGCCTTCAGTGAAACAGAAGATTGGTATCCTAAGCGCTATCTTGCTATAGACCAAGGACCTATAGTCGTAATGATAGAAAACTATCGTACAGGATTATTATGGAAACTCTTCATGAGTCATCCCGATGTACAGACAGGATTAAAAAAACTGGGATTTAAATAG